CTTGAGCATCACGTCCGCGGCCCGCTGAAGGAGGTTGCGGGCCGAGCCCCGGGCTACGGCCGAAAGGGTTCCCATGGAGCAGGGCAAAACGACCATCCCTCGATAAGGAGCGGAGCCGCTGGCCGGAGGGGCGGAGAGTTCCCCCTCCCGAAAGACCCGCGCACAGAGTTCCTCAAGGTCCGCCAGGGTGAGCCCGGTTTCATGCTCCAGCACGGAAAGGCCCGGGTCGGTCACAATGACCTCCGCCGGCTGGGAAAGCTCCCGCAGGAGTCGCAGGAAGGCCACCGCATAGGGGGCTCCGCTGGCTCCGGTTATGCCCACTAAGAGTCTTTTTTCCATTTCCGGGCCTCCTCGCGGGCCAGACGATCGCAGCGTTCGTTTTCGGGGTGTCCGGCATGGCCCTCCACCCAGATCCACTCCACCTGGTGGACCTTGAGAAGCCGGGAAAGCTCCTCCCAGAGGTCCCGGTTTTTCACCGCTTTACCCCCAGAGAGGCGAAAACCCGCTCTTTCCCAGCGGGGGAGCCATTCCGTAGCCCCTTGAAGGAGATATCGGGAATCGGTGTAAATCTTCACCCGGCAGGGGCGTTTTAAGGCCTTCAGGGCCTCGATGGCCGCCCGCAGTTCCATACGGTTGTTGGTGGTTTGGGGCTCACCCCCGGTGAGGACCCTTTCCTTTCCCCGGGCCCGGAGAAGAGCCGCAAAGCCCCCGGGGCCGGGATTCCCCAGACAGGCTCCGTCCACGAAGATCTCCACCGTGTCCGAGGGACCTTCCTTTCGGGCCAGATACTCCCGCACGATCTCCGCCCCGGAGCTGGTTCCCAGCCGAGCCGCCCCGGCCGAAAGCAAGGCCAGGGCCTGTTCCAGGGTGCGAATCCCTCCGGCAGCCTTGACCTTGGCCCGTCCGCGGGCGGCCTCCACCAGAAGGCGCACGTCCTCCACCGTAGCCCCTCCCGGACCAAAGCCCGTAGCGGTCTTGAGATAGGCCACCCCGGTCTCCGGAAGCCGGCGGGCCAGCTCCCGCTTTTCTTCCACCGAAAGATATCCGCACTCCAGGATCACCTTCACCGGAGCCGGTTCCGCCGCCCGGACCACCTCTTCCACCTCGGAAAGGGCCTCGGCCAGGGCCCCGGATTTCACCAGGGTCAGATTCAGCACCATGTCCAGTTCTTCGGCCCCGAGGTCGGTGTAAAGTTCGGCCTGGGCCACTTTGATCTCCACCGGCTCAAAACCCAGGGGAAACCCCACCACGGTGACTACCTTCACCGGGGAGCCGGAAAGGAGACCCCGGGCCAGAGGCACATACACCGGGGGCACACAGACCCCGGCCATGCCGAATTCCCGGGCCTCCTCACAGAGGCGGCGGATGTCCGCTTCCGTAGCCGTAGGTCGCAAACAGGTGTGCTCGATATAGGGGGCGGGGTTGCGCATACCTCTGTTTAACCCTTGTCTTTGGAGGATGGCAAGGGTTATCATGGGGCTATGAGATACTATCCCGTCTTTTTAAAACTTGAAGGCCGGCTCTGTGTGGTGGTGGGGGGAGGGGAGGTGGCGGAGCGCAAGGTGGAGGCCCTGCTGGAGGCCGGGGCCCGGGTGCGGGTCATCGCCCCGGAGGTCACGGAGACCCTCCGGCGGTGGGCCGAAGAGGGGCGGGTGGAACTCGAGGTCCGTCCGTATCGGGAGGGAGATCTTTCCGGGGCCTGGCTGGTAGTCGCGGCTACCGATGATCCCGGGGTGCAGGAGGCCGTATTCCGGGAGGCTGAGGAGCGGGGGCTCTTTTGCAATGTGGTGGACAAACCGGAAATCTGCTCTTTTATTGTCCCCTCGGTGGTGCGGCGGGGCAGGTTGCAGCTGGCCATCTCCACCTCCGGGGCCAGCCCGGCGGCGGCCCGCAGGATTCGCGAGCGGCTGGAGGAAGAATTTGGGCCGGAGTGGGAAGTTTATCTGGAGCTCATGGCCCGCTGGCGGCGGGAGATCCTCTCCCGCGATCTCCCCGAGGAGGAACGCCGGGTCCTCTTCAACCGGCTGGCCCTGGCCCCCCTTCCGGAGTGGATCCGCCAGGGCGACTGGCATTATGTGCGGGCCCTGGCCGAAAAAGAAGGACTAAGTTTTCCGGAAGACTTAAAGTGAAGGCTAATCAAGGATTTACCCTCATAGAGCTGGCCATTACCCTGGTGATTATAGGGATTCTGCTAGGTATGGGTGCGGGTCTAGTAGGACTTTTGATCAAGAGGTCTCGTTACAACGAGAATCTTGAACGCCTGAGGTCCAATGTGGAGGCCCTCATCGGTTACGCCCTCACCCACAACGGAAGACTTCCCTCCTCAGCTAATTGCTCTCAGGCCTTAAAATACATCAAGGATGTTTGGGGCAAAGATTTTGTGTGTGTTATAGCCCCCGAACTATCCTCTACCGGTACTTGTGCTCGCCAAAAGACTTCTTTGCAGGTCATTGATTACAATGAAGGGAATCAGACCAAAAGTGACCTAGCTTTTGTAATTTTTAGTGGTGGGCCCAATTACAATCTCCAAACAGCTAGTAATTCTCCTATAAGGATCTATACCCCGGATACGGCCAGTGTGGACGATAATCCCTCGGATCTCAATCGTCCCGAAAGTTATGACGATATGGTGCAATATGTTAGCCTTAACGAACTTAAAGCCAAGTTGAAATGTCCTTATCGAGAAGAATATCTGCGAATATTGAATAATGAGTTGCCCTCTGGCTATGAAAATTCTACATATAATGCACGAGTTTATGCGGCAGGAGGAGTCCCTTTTACGGGAGAGGCTTATGAATGGTGTGTAGAAGACCGTGACGGTTTGGTGGGTATAGGTCTCGGGCTAGACTGCAATGGTACCAATCCCGTGGCTCCTGATGGTAATTGTTCGGACGGTAATGATCTTTGGCCTCGGTGTGCTTACCTACAATTTTCAGGAAATGCCACCGGGTCCGGCACCTACAGGTTGACCTTTTTTGTGAGAGATGCGGACGGAAGCGTGGTTCAAAAGAGCCTTGCTTTGACTATCAACCCCTAGCCAAGACCAGCCTCAGCAAGAGGGCCAGAGCTCCGGCGGCCAGATCGTCGGCCATGATCCCCCAGCCGCCGGGAAGTCTCTCAAAGAGCTTGAGGGGCCAGGGTTTGAAGATGTCCAGGAGACGGAAAAGTAGAAAGGCCCCCAGGAGTTCGAGCCCGGAGTGAAAGGCCAGGGCCGCCAGATAGGCCCCGGCCACCTCGTCGAGGATCACGCAGGAGGGGTCTTCCTCCGTAAGCCTCCGGGCCACCCGCCCCGAGGCCCAGACCCCGATAAGGGTGAGCCCGGCAAGGAGGGCGCCCTTTCCTCCTAAAGGCCACCC
This portion of the Thermosulfurimonas marina genome encodes:
- a CDS encoding UbiX family flavin prenyltransferase; protein product: MEKRLLVGITGASGAPYAVAFLRLLRELSQPAEVIVTDPGLSVLEHETGLTLADLEELCARVFREGELSAPPASGSAPYRGMVVLPCSMGTLSAVARGSARNLLQRAADVMLKERRPLVLVVRETPFNLIHLRNMLAAAEAGAVIYPAMPAFYHRPRTLEDMVDFFARRLAEFLGFPVENPRRWKGL
- a CDS encoding phosphatidylglycerophosphatase A family protein yields the protein MKITERLAWLAATCFGLGKIPWAPGTWGSGVGIFLAWATAGWPLGGKGALLAGLTLIGVWASGRVARRLTEEDPSCVILDEVAGAYLAALAFHSGLELLGAFLLFRLLDIFKPWPLKLFERLPGGWGIMADDLAAGALALLLRLVLARG
- the rnhA gene encoding ribonuclease HI — protein: MARKEGPSDTVEIFVDGACLGNPGPGGFAALLRARGKERVLTGGEPQTTNNRMELRAAIEALKALKRPCRVKIYTDSRYLLQGATEWLPRWERAGFRLSGGKAVKNRDLWEELSRLLKVHQVEWIWVEGHAGHPENERCDRLAREEARKWKKDS
- a CDS encoding type II secretion system protein produces the protein MKANQGFTLIELAITLVIIGILLGMGAGLVGLLIKRSRYNENLERLRSNVEALIGYALTHNGRLPSSANCSQALKYIKDVWGKDFVCVIAPELSSTGTCARQKTSLQVIDYNEGNQTKSDLAFVIFSGGPNYNLQTASNSPIRIYTPDTASVDDNPSDLNRPESYDDMVQYVSLNELKAKLKCPYREEYLRILNNELPSGYENSTYNARVYAAGGVPFTGEAYEWCVEDRDGLVGIGLGLDCNGTNPVAPDGNCSDGNDLWPRCAYLQFSGNATGSGTYRLTFFVRDADGSVVQKSLALTINP
- a CDS encoding precorrin-2 dehydrogenase/sirohydrochlorin ferrochelatase family protein, whose protein sequence is MRYYPVFLKLEGRLCVVVGGGEVAERKVEALLEAGARVRVIAPEVTETLRRWAEEGRVELEVRPYREGDLSGAWLVVAATDDPGVQEAVFREAEERGLFCNVVDKPEICSFIVPSVVRRGRLQLAISTSGASPAAARRIRERLEEEFGPEWEVYLELMARWRREILSRDLPEEERRVLFNRLALAPLPEWIRQGDWHYVRALAEKEGLSFPEDLK